In Zalophus californianus isolate mZalCal1 chromosome 16, mZalCal1.pri.v2, whole genome shotgun sequence, the sequence CTGAGTGTCACCTCTGGGTGCTGAGCAAATATGCAGCCCTCTCAGGCCGACGACCTAGGGACGTTGCTGGGTGCTCTTCTGCTCTAGCTTGGAGGGGTCCCAGTGCCCCTCCCCGGCTTAGAAGACAGATCCGAGCTTGTGCTGATTATGGGATTGTGCAGGATTATGGGGCCTGTCCCTGGGGATGAGGCCAGCAGGGGGTGAGGACTCTGTGGGAACCCTTTCTTGTGGACACAGCTCTGGGGGGGCTCAGTGGCGCCCCCTGGTTCGGATCTGCCTGGGGTGTGGCCCTGACAGGTTCGTCCACCTCCCAGAGCTTCAGCTGCCCCACTGGCAAGACAAATGAAGCCTGGCTAGTAAGCCTGTGGTCTGACGGGACACGGTAGGCTTGGCCACGTCAGTTGTGCGTGGTGTCCGTGACATTGGGGCGTGTCTTGCTGCTTAAGGAAGGACATGTCTTATTGCTCGTAAGATGGGCCAAGACAAAACAGGACTTTGGAATAATGAGTTGCTGCAAACAAAGGTGGAGTCACACCTCGACAAAGTCTTCATTCACTCAACGAACAGCGAGTGGGTGGGTTTGGGCCCAGGCTGGGTTTTTTCCAacctgtactttgccaaatgtgGAGGAATGGGAACCAGGTTAATTATCCAAGCACCACCCAGGGAAGCCGGGCAGATTTCTCACACGGCAATGCTCGGCCAGTGAGTGGAAGTTTCCGTGAGCGCCCTCTCTGGGGGGTGTCTGGGcgggaggcaggaagggggaggCACCCACCAAGAGGGGTGTTTGTGTTTATGAAAGATTGTTGCTATCAGGTTACACTGGGTGACATTTTTTCTGGGACAGTGACATCCGTCTTTCTAACAAGGTCATAAAGGTTGTTGTATTCATATCTGTTTTACTCAGAAAGCTTGGTTCTTGAGAACTCCATCTCACACTGCAGCATTTCTAAGCTAAACATAGTAAACGGAGGTTTTCACGATTCTTTCGAGCGCTCTTGCGCTTCACACAGGTTGCAGATCCGACTCCAAATCTCCTTGCCATGGGAGGCGGTCAGTGGTCATTAAGAGAATGGCCGTGGACTCGGGGTGGCTTTGACACACTTCTTGCGCTTCCTGGGCGACTGACCTTGGGCAGGTTCGCCTTGCTAAGCCCCATTTTCTTAGCTCTGAAAGAGGGGGGACAGTCTCCACCTGCCAGAGCCGTTGTGGGGGGTTCAGGGAGGCTGTGCCCCACACCCCGCATGCACGGAGCGTGCCACGGAGTGCTGGGGCGGGAGGGAAAGTCCCGGTGCTGAAACACCTGCGTGACCCCTGGGAAGCCGCCCCCTTTTCTGAGGCTATTTCCTCATTAAACACCACGAAAGCCACCATCTGTGGAACACCTAGGGGCACGCTTATGCACGGAGGAACACGCATTAAATCACCATTCCCCGAGGCAGACTCCATGGGGCGTGCGCTCCCTTCTCCACGTGCAACAGAGAAGCTGGCCCCCAGGGAGGCCGATACGCACCCAAGGCACGAATGTGGCCATTGACACTTAGGTTCAGTGTCCAGGACCCCATCCCAGCTTTATTTGTGTGTTAGGGACCTTAGCAACTAAGGCCTGAATGGGGCACAGAACTCGGGGTCACAGCAATCAGCGTGGTTTCAGGACCCTTCAGCCCGCAGTCGAAGGCCCCTCTCTGAGAGTCTTTTCAAAAACAAGAACTGCCCTTTGGTTGTAACTTTGCCTGTGGGTAATGGTGTAGCACCTCCGGGGACCACGGTCCCCCTTTCCTTACCCGGCTGGAAATTCAGAGGAGGTGGCCCCCATCTGTCCCCAgggctgcttcccctccccccagcagccTGGAGGAGAAACCAGGGCGGCAGAATGCACATCCTGCTCATCGACGGGGTCAAGACCACGTCGAAGTTCTGCGTGTTTCCTCCCAGAACCTGCTGCTCTTTGCAGACCCACAGCCGGGCGTGGCACGTGGGAAAAGGACGGGCGTGAACCGGAGGCTGTGGCCCACGGAGGTCACGAGTCTGTGGCTGGCTCCATCTACCACTGGGTTTACGGGCCTCGTGCGCGCGGCATTTTCCCAGGGGACTCGGCTGCGCCGGGTCCTGCTTCCGCTCCCCGGTCGGGGGAGTCTCCGTGTCCTCCAGACCTGTGGTCAGGGGATCCACGGGTCAAACTATTTTAACAACAAGACATCACTTGGGAGACCACCACGCGGGAGTCAGGAGCCCCTTCTGGCTCGGAGCAGACTGCATGGACAAGCGGGAACGTCCCCGCCTCTTGGAGGACCTGCGGGCACACTGCCACCTGGGCAGGCGGCACCAGCGCCGGGGGCTCCCGCGGGTCACCAGGGACAGCGGGCATTTGCCCCCAGCTGTGTGCTGGGAGTGAGGTGGTGAGGGACAACTCCGAGTGCCTGAGGGAGGGTGTGAAAAAGCAGAGCCACAGGACAGAGGAGAGGCCAGCCCTGGGTCGTTGGTAAAGATAGCACTTTAAGGTCCCACCACCAGCGATCCCAGCCTTCCGGGCGTCAGCTGGGGTTGAACTGGCAAAAAGGAgcctggaggaagggggaggggtgggcgcCGGGGCCTCCCTCACAGAGCACTCGCTACATCATGGGGTACGCGATGACGAAGTAGTTGAGCTCTGCGTCGATGAGCTTTCTGTACCTCCTGTGGATCTCGCGCAGGGTCCTGTCCTCGTCATTGGTCTCGTACCTGTTCGTGTAAATTCTTACCTGCGCCAGCACAGACACAGCGCACACGGTGGGGCTGTGCCCCGCGGCACCGTGCCCACCCCAGCCCGGGACATGCACGGCCGGCCCAAACCCAGCCGCTGAGGAAGGGAGCTCCGGGTTTCCTCCCGGGAAGCAAACCCCCAGGGCACACACGAGGGGGACGCGCTGCCCGTCCGGCCGCCCAGCCGCACGCCTGACCCTGACGCCAGATGCACCCCCGCCGCCTGCTCTAGGCCCGGGAGCCAGGGGCCCTACCTTGAGAGTGCGCAGGGAACACTGCCCTTCCTCCTGACTCTTCAGGATCCGCTCCACAAACCTGACGTCCAGGAAAGCCCAGATCTTGAAGTAGAACAGCTTCCTACAGGACAAGACCAGGAGGTGCAGCTCCTCGTCCAGGGACTCGTGGTTGTTGTTGAACTCGAACGTCAGTTTCTGGAAAagtaccagaggggagatggggtgggCAGAGGTGCTGGAACTGGCTGGGTCATTCTGCTGCAGCCCCATGGCCCAGCTGACGGTGGTCCCCAGGCTGCAGGGAAGAGACGGGGACACGCGGGTGACTCCATCCAACTTGGCAAGATGCATCTGGGGTTCAGAGACCACGGCGCTGGTCCCAGCCCTGCCGCCAACTGGCCAGGCACCTGGCCAGCCACTGCCCCTCGAGCCCCCTGCTGGTGGTATTTGTAGGAACGGATATCAATCCCCCAGCCTTCTGCGCGGCCCTTGGGAAGGACAAAACGATTCTGGTTTTATAGACGGGGAAGCTGGTCGGCTAGAGAACAGCCCACCCCTTGGTGCTCCTCAGTGATTCGGTCTGTCTGGTTTGGACTCTCTGTTTCTTGtgctgctgggaggtggggggacctGCCGTCCCCCGTGGGGGCCCCTTCTTGCTCAGAAGGGGCACACAGGGGCTTTCCTCGGTTGGCAGCCAGCCAGAGACTCCCTTGTGTTCCACGCAGAGAAGTGCGCTGCCGTCACCCACCATGatcctggggggcctggggacGCTGCTCTGTTAGCCTGGTAGCATTTCCCAGAACCTCAGGGTGGACCCAGTGCATGCCGGCCCCACCGGGAGCCTCTCCCCTGGGGAAGCCGGTGACCTGAGCGGTGGCCGCTCCCCACCAGCCTCCCGGCCCTCGGGCCCCACCCACCTGCAGAGTGTGCCGGAAGGTGGGCAGGAGATCCGTGAGCGTGGGCCTCATCGACCAGTCGGGGTCACTGAAGTAGCAGCTCCTCAGGCTGAGGCTCCGGATTGGGATCTCCTGCAAGAGGATCCGGGCCAGGCGCTCGTACTTCATGACCCGCTCAAAGAAGAAGTTCACCTTCAGGTTGGTGGCGTGCCTGGCCAGCTTGGCCCAGGACATGCCCCAGATGACCTGCCCGTGGGGGTCGTGGATGTGGCATTTGATGTTCATGGTCCAGAGGGTCCTGGCATTGTTCTCGCACAGGTTCTCGAGCAGCTCGTCCGAGATGCAGTTGTAATTGAGCGTCAGGGACGCCAGGCTGTGGAATGTGGCCATGGTCCTGGTGAACTGGGCACTGCTGTACACAGCCAGGTGGTGGCTGAAGTAGTCCTCGATGTTGAGCTGTGACACCACGCTCTCACTCCGCAAGTAGCTCAGGGAGTTGAGCACCACGCAGCCCTGCTCCACGGTCAGCCGGGCCCCCTTCAGGTTGAGGTAGTCCAGGTGCTTGCCCACTTTCTTTAAGAAGAAGCTCAAGCTTTTGATGAAGGAGCTCCGGATGCTGTTCCTCCAGACCAGGCGGTCCAGCTCCAGTTGCTGGACGGACAGAGATTTCAGACGGTTGTTGCTCTTGCCTAGACACGACAGGAGGCCTCGCATGGTGACCTGGAACTTCTTGGTCAGAATGGCGTTGTAAGGGTTCAGAAATTTGATCTCCAGGTGCTCCAGATAACGACCAAACTTCTTGACGTACCAAAGAGCTGACTCGAATTCAGACGCATGTACCCTGGAGGGCCTCCCGCTGAACGTGATGGTCCTGTATCGCCAGAGGTCAGCCGAGAACATCATCTGGTTCCACTTTCTGCAGACCAGGGCGGCTCTGGACCGGTCCCTGTCTCCCAGCCACCAGAAAACACGACGCAGGCACACATCAGGCAGACTGGCCCAGCAGCTCTGGTCTTGGGGCTGGATCGGTTGGCTGTCTTCATCCATCAAGGAACTGGATGTCCAGAGCAGCTGTGTGGTAGGCAGGGctttcaaaaatgagaaaagaaaagcaaccacttgTTTTCTGTGGGGAATAGAAAGGAAGAACCATTATTACCAAACGGAAATTAGACCCAGCCGAATGAACTCGACACTCTGCATGGGTAGCAGGCCCTGGGCCCGCGCAGGCGGGGACAGTCATGGATCCGGCTTGCAGGGGCACACATGCAAAGACTCGGTCCTTGGGGGTCTCCCGGGGTTGCACCCAGGACTCAGTTACAGCACAGCGGGAGAAGCGAGAAGGCTCGGGCATGATCGCGGTGCAGGGGGCACAAACGGGGGCTGGTTAATTCtgtctggggaaggaggaagtagACGGGCTTGCTCAGAGGAGGTGACACCCGAGTGGGGCTTTGCAGGGTGAGTAGGAGCTGTGAAGCCGACCAGCTTGGCCTGGTGGTGGTAGAGAAGGAACCGAGGCACTGGGCCAGGCAAGGTCAACCTGTTCGGAAGCGATGCCGTCAGTCTTGAGGTACAGAAAGGGCCCtccaggcaggaggaagaaggatGGCCCAGAGCAGAGCTCAGGCTCCGAGCCTGGGGCTAGGGCAGCGGGACTGCAGGAATGGGTGGGTTTGTGGGTTTTTCGCAGGACACGATTTGGAAACTGGGTAACGAGGCAGGGAGCGCTGGAAGGTCTCTGAGCTGGCCTCTCAGAAGAAGAGTGTCTTCTGAGGAAGGGCAACATGATGATGCTTGGGTTTTGCACGTGCTCCCCCTACCAGGCTAGGGAGGCTGGCGCACAGCCAGGCCAATGAGCCCTTAGCCTTTTCTACAGCTATCTGCCGAAGCCTTTGTGACCTTCTGCTTTCAGTGCTTCCCCGGCCTGAAaactctccttcttccctttacCACTTCCAAAGCCCCCCGTCTTCAAGGTGCAAGCCCTACCGCTCCACAACGCTTTCAGTGGCTACATTACCAAGTGGCCCAAAATTACGTAGCGCCTAAaaaggcagggctggaggaacTCTGAGAATTACTTCTTTAcagatggaaactgaggcccagggaggtgaagGGGCTTGCCTATGGTCACACAGCAGGTTGGTGACAGGTCTTGGCTGAGGGACACGGTAAGCATAGTTCTCAGTTCAGGACAGACATTTGTGCAAGAGCACTCTTTGGTTTTACTCCTTTGATGTCCTCATCtgcactgctgtcctcactgctgtcctcactgctgtccacactgctgtcctcactgctgtcctcactgctgtccgcactgctgtcctcactgctgtccgcactgctctccgcactgctgtcctcactgctgtcctcactgctgtcctcactgctgtccgcactgctgtcctcactgctgtcttcactgctgtccgcactgctgtcctcactgctgtccgcactgctctccgcactgctgtcctcactgctgtcttcactgctgtccgcactgctgtcctcactgctgtccgcactgctgtcctcactgctgtccgcactgctgtccgcactgctgtcctcactgctgtctgCACTGCTCTccgcactgctgtcctcactgctgtcctcactgctgtcctcactgctgtctgcactgctgtccgcactgctgtcctcactgctgtcttCACTGATGTCCTCACTGCTATccgcactgctgtcctcactgctgtccgcactgctgtccgcactgctgtcctcactgctctCCTCACTGCTGTccgcactgctgtcctcactgctgtcatcactgctgtcctcactgctgtccgcactgctgtcctcactgctgtccgcactgctgtccgcactgctgtcctcactgctgtccgcactgctgtcctcactgctgtcctcactgctgtccgcactgctgtccgcactgctgtcctcactgctatccgcactgctgtcctcactgctgtcatcactgctgtcctcactgctgtccgcactgctgtcctcactgctgtctgCACTGCTCTccgcactgctgtcctcactgctgtcctcactgctgtccgcactgctgtccgcactgctgtcctcactgctatccgcactgctgtcctcactgctgtccgcactgctgtcctcactgctgtccgCACTGCTGTCCGCAatgctgtcctcactgctgtccgcactgctgtcctcactgctgtcctcactgctctccgcactgctgtcctcactgctgtcttcactgctgtcctcactgctgtccgcactgctgtccgcactgctgtcctcactgctgtccgcactgctgtcctcactgctgtcctcactgctgtccgcactgctgtccgcactgctgtcctcactgctgtcttcactgctgtccgcactgctgtcctcactgctgtcttcactgctgtccgcactgctgtcctcactgctgtccgCACTGCTCTCCGCACTGCTGTCCTCACCGCTGTCTTCACTGCTGTCCGCACTGCTGTCCTCACCGCTGTccgcactgctgtcctcactgctgtcctcactgctgtcttcactgctgtccgcactgctgtcctcactgctgtcctcactgctgtccgCACTGCTGTCCGCACTGCTGTCTCACTGCTGTccgcactgctgtcctcactgctgtcctcactgctgtcttCACTGCTATCCGCACTGCTCTccgcactgctgtcctcactgctgtcttcactgctgtccgcactgctctccgcactgctgtcctcactgctgtctgCACTGCTCTccgcactgctgtcctcactgctgtcctcactgctgtcctcactgctctccgcactgctgtcctcactgctgtcctcactgctgtccgcactgctgtcctcactgctgtcctcactgctgccctcactgctgtcctcactgctgtcctcactgctctccgcactgctgtcctcactgctgtccgcactgctgtctgcactgctgtcctcactgctgtctgcactgctgtcctcactgctgtcgctgtcctcactgctgtccgCACTGCTGGCCCCGTCCACCCGCTGTCCTTGTCGCACGCACCGACCTGTTCTGAGGTGTTGATGTGGGTCTGTGCCTGTGCTTTGCCAGATGTGTGCTTGATGCTGGTGAGCATCGTCATGTTGCCCTCCATGCCCGCCTCTCTCCTGGCCGCTCTCCCTGTCACGGATTCCCAGACGCCCCCAGCTCCCACCACCGCCACAGCGGCCACGAGCGCCCCCCAGCTCCTGTGTGGTGGGGGGGTCCTTCGGGGTCTTCGCTGGTGCCTTGCCCTCATCATCCCACACTTTCCCTCCAGGCCTCCAGCAGCCTCTCCCATCTCCAGATCCAGACAGACGTCCCAGTGGGCTGTGGCGGCGGCCTGCCCCCGTCCAGTTCACGGCCTCCACGGGGGTCCCAGAGCCACTGCCCGCCCTGCCGCCTTTGGCTTCCCCTCACGCCCGCATCCGTCCCTCAGGGTAATCTTCGTCCCAGCCTGTGTCACCCTTGAGACACTCTTCTTTGGAGCGGCCCTTTCACATGGAAGGAAGGGGTAGGGTGTTGCTTCATCCATAGAAGCTGCCGGCAGCTAGGGGCCCCTCGGCGCTTCGCTCGGGGCAAGGTGCTCAAGAAGAGCCAAACCAGTTCCCAAGCTCAGCAGAAGCCTTTGCCCGGCAGTCACTGCTCAGAGGAATCACTGGACACGCTAAGCCACAGGGTGGTGTCTGAAGAACATATTTGGTAGGCTGGGAAAGCAGTGGCAAGCGGTCCACAAGTCCAGGTCCTTACCGGCgacatccccctccccacctaaCCCTCCAGGCCAGCCAGAGGCCCGGGAGCTTAGCAGGTTGGACCCTGGTTCTGTCGGCCGCTATggatgaccttaggcaagttaattTTCCTTGTGCCTCACACCCCACATCTGCAAACCAGGGACGAAAATGCTGCCCCTCTCAGTGTTGGGAGGGTTAAATGAGCCCCATACGTGGAAGGtgccagaacagtgcctggcacatagcagatactGTACCAGGGTTCGCTGCCAGGAGTAAGTTGATGCCAAGGCATTCTGCAGGATCCCTGTATGGGAGGGGTGGGCACACCCagtttacaaatggggaaacagaggaaGCTGAGGAAGGCTCCCAGCAAACGCCCTACTAGGTGCAGAAGTGGGATTCGAACCCACCCCAAGGACTCTCAGGCCGAGGGCTGTCCACCTGCCCCAGAGCTGCCAACCCGGGAAAGAAAGCTAAGGAAGTCCCACCACCCTCGGCCCAGAGGTGCCCGGGGACGCTTGCTTCCAGGAATAGCGGAGGGGCCGGTTACCCGCTCGCCGCACCCCGCTCGCTGGGCCCCGTTTGGGCTGCGGGGACCGCGAGCCGCCCGCCTGCTCCGCCCGCCTGCTCCGCCCGCGCCGCCTGCGCTCGGTCGCCGACTCTGCGCCCGCCGGGACGCGCGCCCTCGCGGGGGATGAGCGCCAAGGGCGGCCGCCTTTGTGACGCGCCGCCGTCCGCGGGCCTCCGCTCGTACCACCACCCCCTCGGGGCGCAGGGCGCCGGGGCCCAAACCTGGGGTCGTCAGAGCCGGCGACCGTGCGTGGAGAGGGCAGGACCGGCCCGGCGCGGAGTGTCCCAGAAGGCTTGCGGGCCGGGGCGGAGGGCGGAGGAGCCGAGGTGGTGGGGGACCTGGTTCCGGGTGTCTCGAGATGGGAGGGGAGGTTCGGGCATGGCAGGGCGCTGGGTGGTTGGGGTGAGGGGTGACTGGAGTCTCGGGTCCGGGTGTCTAGGATCCGGGGGTCCGTGGGGGGTGGTcgctggggatggggaggggtagGTTCGGGCACCAGAGGGAGTGAGGGTACAGatgacggggcggggggggggggggggagctggggaggggactgAGGCCAGGGTCCAGGGCgctggggctggggagccagGAGACCAGGGCGTGGGCAGCGGGGTGTAGGGTCTGGGGGTCAGGAGCGGGGGTCCAGGAGGGCGGGAGTTCTGCCGTGCGGGAGGCAGGAGTGTTCGGGGACCTGGGCGCTGGGTACTGCGGTTCCgtaggcaggggtgcctgggggccaGGGGTTCCATGGGGGATCCCGGCACGGGGGCGAGGGTGTCCGAGATGGGAGGGctaggcgggggggggggggggggcgtcgctgagggggctggggagggtgttACTGGGGGCCGGGGTCCAGGGTCCAGGGAGccagagctgggggcgggggcagggttGCAATTCCTGGAAGCCGGGAGATAGGTTTGAGCaccagggggagcagggggtagTGTATGATGGGGGGCCAGGGGCCTGGAGTCCGTGGGGCGGGGGAGGCGACTGGGGTCTGGGGTCCAGGGAGCCAGGAGATGGTGAAGGGGGCGGGGGCCAAGGCTGCGGCTCGGGGGGGTCTGGGGGGCTGGAGCGGGGATCTGGGTCCAGGATCCCAGAGGGCCGAGGGTCTGAGGTcagagagtggggggtggggcaggggtaggggcctgggctggggccaggggtCCACTTCCGGTGGGGCTGGGGACCACCTTGCCCCcgcccttccctctcttctcaggGAAGAGGTTGTGAGGAGTTTGGGGCACAGGCTCAGGCCCGCTTGGTCCTGGCGCAGCCCCGGGCCTGTGGGAAAGGACGGTTTGCTCTGCCCCAGCTTCCACTTTCCCCAACTCAGATGCGGTCCCACAGGAAAGCCTTGGCCGACCTGACCTACCTGAGGACAGGGCTTGAGAATTGCCCCACCTTCCCAGCGTCCAGAGGGTGGGGTGCATCTAACACACCCACTCTCCTTGGCTCCCCCTCCCCGGCAGCCCTAATGGGGCTCCCCAAAGGCCAGGCAGAAAGGGGGTGCACAGTTGTcctgtggggaggctgcttctgggGGGCGGGCCTCTCCCCAACAGCTCCAGGGCTCCCTGTGGGCCAGCGGTGCTGCAcagcctccctctgtccccctctctgtttctgcccctttccctggaCACTGCCTCGCGTCTGTCCCACCAGCCGCCATCTCTAACTGGGAAAGACCAGTGAGGAATCTAAAGAAAGGTGGACAGCCTTCAGGGCGGGCATTTTTATTCCCCAGGGACAAGCCTGGGTCTCCCAAGGTGTCCGGACTGTGGGGCCCCAGATGTTTGATCCAGATGCCCAACGCCTGGGATTCTCCGGCCGAAGAGCTGGAGCCCTTTTTTCTCCTGGTTTGTCTGTAGCTTTCCGGCATACCTACATCTCTgttcaaaagaaggaaaacagttaAAGTCCAACCTTTTCTTCTAAAAGGAAGAAACCTAAAGAAGAAATCCCATCTCTTCTCACGAGTAAAGACCGCCACAGAGAGTCTGCAGGAAGACCCGTGGAAAGAGACGTCTTTTCTATCGGTAGTAACGGTCGGTTCCACGTTAGCTGAAGTTTCCCACATGCTTTCCTTTCGGGGACGCTAGCCACCAGCATCTCTCCTAAAGTGGGTACAGAAAAGTTTGGTGTGTTTAGAGTGGAGGAGACAGTTCCTGGGCGGTCTCTGCATATCGCTGTCCCCAGTTCCCAGAGCACAAGCCAGAGGTGGCATCGACGGGGCATGGGGGGGCCTTCTGGGGGCTTGGGACGGTGTTAGAGGCCTGTCTtcatggggaggggggcagattAGAGGACACCCATGCCATTGCCCTGTTAAAGAGCCACATCATTTGGCTTGGAGACATGTCCCTGGGTATTTTGGATCAGAACATTAAGGTACCAAGAAATGTGTATCATCAGACTCCcaatgtgtatgtttgtgtttatatAACAGGGCTGTCAGGTGAAATAGGGCATGCCTGGTTAAATTTCACCTtcagggaaagatttttttttagtataagtatatcccatgcaattattttgttaactgtttttgtCCCAAGTAATGCATTtcttatttgctaaatctgacaaccTCATTATATAAGGGTGGACAAAAGTATGGAAAGAAGTGACAAATTGTGGATGGCAAGGGTGCATGGTACCAATCCCCCCACCAAGAATGAAGTTCGTCCATCTTTGTGAAATGATATGTTCGTGTGCCTTTGGAGACACCTTACAGAAGGTAGAAAAAACAGTTTAGGTCTACTCTTTTGTAAGGAATGTGCATCATATATCAAGTGAAAGGGCGAATGGCAGAGTAATGCATACAGTAAGATACTGTGTGGGGAATAAGAAACAATTTGCGCCCCATGTAAACTTGTTCAGGGTTGTGTCAGCAAGGGCTGGGCTGTAAGAGGACACCTACCAGGTTGCTGGTGTCGGTGTGTCAGGGCCCGCGGGCGGCGGTGGGGGAGGATtagcttctatttctttgtatggTATTCTATCAGCTGACTGCAACAAAATCTAggacttttttatattttgaaaaacaaaaataatgaacgtttgttttttttgttgttgttgttttttgaatgAGACATCCAGTGTGGAGCTGACGGGCATAAGCTTTGGAACTATGTCCACGTAGATTTCACGCTGGATTCGGCCACTCTCTCGTTGTGTCCCCCGGGGGGCTCCCGGTCCACGCtgcctagtttcctcatctgtgaaacaggaatAAAATACCCGCCTGTTGTTCCTAATGAAGATGAACCATTTATAAAGAACTCCATGTTGTCACTGACACATGATGGTTAAGTACCTCTCGTGCCAATTCTTATGATtactagaaaataatttaaggtaTAAAAAAGGTAGAATATTGAGGGAAAAGGCTATAAACCCTGGTCTGCTGGGGGGCATGCCAACAACAACTCAGGATCAGGACCAAGACTCTTCTGATCGCTGGGCCTCGGTGGCGTTACCTACCATGAGAGAGCGAGCTGGAGGGTCCTGGTAAGTCTGCAGAGGGGCCGGGAGCGGCCGCTCTGAGGAGGGTGGATGGGACTCCAGCCTCCTGCCAGACTCTTCAGTTCGGGCCCCGAACCAGCCACGAACACCGACATGTCTCCCACGGCCCCGGCGTGCACAGCGCCTTTCCCAGCTGCTCGGCTGTACGGGTTAAAGCCCCATTTTGCAGCTAcagaaaccgaggcacagagaggttgtgCAATTTGCCCGAGGTTGCACCGTGACTGTCAGAGCTGGTGTTCAAACGAGGTTGATGGGACTCCGGGACCTAGGTGCCTCAGCAAGACACGACCCACCTTATTGGACACGGGGCAGGGGCTCCGGGCCAGGAGAGACCCGGGTTGGCCTCCTGGTTCTTTCCACTTCGGTCGGGGCTGCTCACTCCTGTCTGTCTCCAGGCCACTGTGAAGACCGGCAGTGATGAAGAAGCTGAGCTTTCCCACGGTCTCAGGTCTCCTGCCAGGACCCCCGGGACAGACGGACGgccaggaaggaaaagaggggggCGTGGGGAGGCCCCCGGAGGGCAAGGGCCAGTGGGGGGGGGCTGACCTGGAAATGACCACGAGCTTTCTCGTCTACATCCCCATTTTCTTCCAGGATGTTCCCTCTTTGCCGACCGTcccaaccccaccccatcccGTCCCTTCTGGAACGACTCCTATGTTAGGGCTGGTAGAGGACCAACGTCCCTTGTCCCTGCGT encodes:
- the FBXO39 gene encoding F-box only protein 39 isoform X1, whose translation is MDEDSQPIQPQDQSCWASLPDVCLRRVFWWLGDRDRSRAALVCRKWNQMMFSADLWRYRTITFSGRPSRVHASEFESALWYVKKFGRYLEHLEIKFLNPYNAILTKKFQVTMRGLLSCLGKSNNRLKSLSVQQLELDRLVWRNSIRSSFIKSLSFFLKKVGKHLDYLNLKGARLTVEQGCVVLNSLSYLRSESVVSQLNIEDYFSHHLAVYSSAQFTRTMATFHSLASLTLNYNCISDELLENLCENNARTLWTMNIKCHIHDPHGQVIWGMSWAKLARHATNLKVNFFFERVMKYERLARILLQEIPIRSLSLRSCYFSDPDWSMRPTLTDLLPTFRHTLQKLTFEFNNNHESLDEELHLLVLSCRKLFYFKIWAFLDVRFVERILKSQEEGQCSLRTLKVWRTRRLPRPGSGSRTRRSRVPWENAARTRPVNPVVDGASHRLVTSVGHSLRFTPVLFPRATPGCGSAKSSRFWEETRRTSTWS
- the FBXO39 gene encoding F-box only protein 39 isoform X2 codes for the protein MDEDSQPIQPQDQSCWASLPDVCLRRVFWWLGDRDRSRAALVCRKWNQMMFSADLWRYRTITFSGRPSRVHASEFESALWYVKKFGRYLEHLEIKFLNPYNAILTKKFQVTMRGLLSCLGKSNNRLKSLSVQQLELDRLVWRNSIRSSFIKSLSFFLKKVGKHLDYLNLKGARLTVEQGCVVLNSLSYLRSESVVSQLNIEDYFSHHLAVYSSAQFTRTMATFHSLASLTLNYNCISDELLENLCENNARTLWTMNIKCHIHDPHGQVIWGMSWAKLARHATNLKVNFFFERVMKYERLARILLQEIPIRSLSLRSCYFSDPDWSMRPTLTDLLPTFRHTLQKLTFEFNNNHESLDEELHLLVLSCRKLFYFKIWAFLDVRFVERILKSQEEGQCSLRTLKVRIYTNRYETNDEDRTLREIHRRYRKLIDAELNYFVIAYPMM
- the FBXO39 gene encoding F-box only protein 39 isoform X3; protein product: MDEDSQPIQPQDQSCWASLPDVCLRRVFWWLGDRDRSRAALVCRKWNQMMFSADLWRYRTITFSGRPSRVHASEFESALWYVKKFGRYLEHLEIKFLNPYNAILTKKFQVTMRGLLSCLGKSNNRLKSLSVQQLELDRLVWRNSIRSSFIKSLSFFLKKVGKHLDYLNLKGARLTVEQGCVVLNSLSYLRSESVVSQLNIEDYFSHHLAVYSSAQFTRTMATFHSLASLTLNYNCISDELLENLCENNARTLWTMNIKCHIHDPHGQVIWGMSWAKLARHATNLKVNFFFERVMKYERLARILLQEIPIRSLSLRSCYFSDPDWSMRPTLTDLLPTFRHTLQKLTFEFNNNHESLDEELHLLVLSCRKLFYFKIWAFLDVRFVERILKSQEEGQCSLRTLKVRDQ